GCCGAGACGCGCGGCATCGTAGCGCGCGTAGGCGCGCAGGCGATCCGGGGCCATGTAATCGACGACCAGGAACGACACCGGACCGTCGGTCTGGGCCTGGAGGATGAAGCGCCCCTCGAATTTCAGCGCCGAGCCGAGCAGCGTCGTCAGCACGATGGCCTCGCCGAGCAGCTTGCCGACCGGCGCGGGATAATCGTGCTTGGTCAGGATTTCGTCGAGCGCCGGGCCAAGCCGCACCAAGCGGCCGCGCACGTCGAGCGCATCGACCTCGTAGGGCAGCACGGCGTCATCGATCGGAACCGCTGATGGTGCGCGAACCGGGCCTTCCGGCCCGGTTTTCATGTCAGGAGAATGGGAAACCATGGGCGTTATTTGGGGTCGGAGGTCGAGGATTGGAAGGGGCCGCGCGGCGCTGTGTGTTCCGGATGCAAGTGATGATCGCACACGATAACGCAAATTCGATGTCGTCCCGGGGCGCGCAAAGCCCGAGCCCGGGACGACAATTGTGTGTGAGGGGGCAGCCCGGCTTGCAGGCTGCCCTACTTCACCGCGTCGAAGCACCAGGCCAGAATGCCCTTCTGTGCGTGCAGGCGGTTTTCGGCCTCGTCGAACACGACCGATTGCGGGCCGTCGATTACCTCGTCGGTGACCTCCTCACCGCGATGAGCAGGTAGGCAGTGCATGAACAGCGCGTCGGGCTTGGCCAGCGACATCAGCTTGCCGTTGACCTGGTACGGCTTGAGCACGTTGTGACGATGCTCGCCTTCCTTGTCGCCCATCGACACCCAGGTGTCGGTGACGACGCAGTCGGCGCCCTTCACGGCGGCCTCGGGATCGGTGCCGAGCACGATCGGCGCGTTGGTCGCCTTGATCCAGTCGCGCATCACCTTCTTAGGTGCGAGCTCCGGCGGCGTCGCGACATTGAGCTGGAACTTGAAGCGTTCGGCGGCATGCGCCCAGGACGCGAGCACGTTGTTGTCGTCGCCGGTCCAGGCCACCGTCTTGCCCTCGATCGGACCGCGATGCTCCTCGTAAGTCATGAGGTCGGCCATCACCTGGCAGGGATGCGAGCGCCGCGTCAGGCCGTTGATGACGGGCACGGTCGCATAGGCGGCAAGCTCCAGCAGCGCCTCGTGATTGAGGATGCGGATCATGATGGCGTCGACATAGCGCGACAGCACGCGCGCGGTGTCGGCGATGGTCTCGCCGCGGCCGAGCTGCATCTCGGCGCCGGTGAGCATGATGGGCTCACCGCCGAGCTGGCGCATGGCCACGTCGAACGACACCCGCGTCCGCGTCGAAGGACGCTCGAAGATCATCGCCAGCGTCTTGCCTTCGAGCGGCCTGACCGGCTGATGCGCCTTCTGCTTCGCCTTCATGGCGGAGGATGCGGCGAGCATGCGCTTGAGCTCCGACAACGGGAGCTCATTGATGTCGAGGAAGTGTTTCGGCGACTTGCTCATCAGCTTGCCACCCGCTTGGACTGACTGGACGAGATCGCAGCGCAGGCACGCTCCAGCCGCCCGACGCTGTCCTCGATCTCGGCTTCGGTGACGATCAGAGGCGGCAGGAAGCGCACGACATTGTCGCCGGCACCGACCGTAAGCAGCCTTTCGTTGCGCAAGGCGGCCACGAGATCAGCCGAAGGCGCCACCGCCTTGATGCCGATCAGCAAACCTTCGCCACGGACTTCACTGACGATGTCAGGGTGGCGGTCGATCACGGAGGCGAGCTTCTGCTTGAGCAGCAGCGACATCTTCTGCACGTGATCGAAGAAGCCGGGCTTGAGCATGACGTCGAGCACGGCATTCGCAGCGGAGATCGCGAGCGGATTGCCGCCGAAGGTCGAACCGTGCGAGCCGGGCCCCATGCCGGCAGCCGCCTCCGCGGTCGCCAGCACCGCGCCGATCGGGAAGCCGCCGCCGAGCGCCTTGGCCAGCGACATCACGTCGGGGGTGACGCCGGTGCGCCGGTGCGCGAAGAGATCGCCGGTGCGGCCCATGCCGGTCTGCACCTCGTCGAAGGCGAGCAGCAGGCCCTTCTCGTCGCAGAGCTGGCGCAGCGCCTTGAGAAAGGCGGGCGTCGACGAGCGCACGCCGCCCTCGCCCTGGATCGGCTCGATCAGGATGCCGGCGGTCTGCGGGCCGATCGCCTTCTTCACGGCCTCGAGGTCGCCATGCGGGACCTGGTCGAAACCGTCCATCGGCGGACCGAAACCTTCGAGATATTTTGCAGATCCCGTCGCGGCCAGCGTCGCCAGCGTGCGGCCGTGGAAGGCACCTTCGAAGGTGATGATGCGATAGCGTTCCGGATGGCCCTTGGAGAAGTGATGATGGCGGACCAGCTTGATCACGCCCTCCAGCGCCTCGGCGCCGGAATTGCAGAAGAATACGAAGTCCGCGAAGCTCTCGTTGCACAGTCGCGCGGCGAGCTTCTCGCCATCCGGGCTCTGGAACAGGTTCGACATGTGCCAGAGCTTCGTCGACTGCTCCTGCAAGGCCTTGACCAGCGCCGGATGGCAATGGCCAAGCGCGTTCACCGCAACGCCCGAGGTGAAATCGAGATAGCGATCGCCATTGGTCGCGATCAGCCAGCAGCCTTCGCCGCGCTCGAAACCAAGCTCGGCCCTGGCGAAAACGGGAAGCAGATGCGGCGCGGCGCTGTTGGTCATGACCATCACTTGGATGTTGCATTTGAATGTTGAGACCTGCCTGGCATGCCTTGCGCAGCGCACCATTGACCGGTCCGGAAAAACGAAACGTGCCGCCTTTTAAGGGCGGCACGCGCCACTATCTTATGCCTGGCAAGACGGGTGTCAATGCCGCCCGGAAAGCCCCGCGAAACGCTGATTCCGTAGTCTTGCGGTGCCGATTTTGCGGGGTTTTCACCACGGAACATGTGGAAGCGAGTCGGCGGACTCTTGCGCGGGAGTCACGCCATATTGTAGCGTTTGGCCTGTCAGATACGACATCTCGTGCAGCGGTTCTGATCCCAAGAGTCCTCATGTACCGGCGTAAACGTTCGGGCGCTCGTCACGCGCCCGGCGAGCCTTAAGGGATTCTGGCGGCACGGGTTTTCAAGGCTTAGGCATTCGCTGTG
This genomic stretch from Bradyrhizobium daqingense harbors:
- the argF gene encoding ornithine carbamoyltransferase is translated as MSKSPKHFLDINELPLSELKRMLAASSAMKAKQKAHQPVRPLEGKTLAMIFERPSTRTRVSFDVAMRQLGGEPIMLTGAEMQLGRGETIADTARVLSRYVDAIMIRILNHEALLELAAYATVPVINGLTRRSHPCQVMADLMTYEEHRGPIEGKTVAWTGDDNNVLASWAHAAERFKFQLNVATPPELAPKKVMRDWIKATNAPIVLGTDPEAAVKGADCVVTDTWVSMGDKEGEHRHNVLKPYQVNGKLMSLAKPDALFMHCLPAHRGEEVTDEVIDGPQSVVFDEAENRLHAQKGILAWCFDAVK
- a CDS encoding aspartate aminotransferase family protein yields the protein MTNSAAPHLLPVFARAELGFERGEGCWLIATNGDRYLDFTSGVAVNALGHCHPALVKALQEQSTKLWHMSNLFQSPDGEKLAARLCNESFADFVFFCNSGAEALEGVIKLVRHHHFSKGHPERYRIITFEGAFHGRTLATLAATGSAKYLEGFGPPMDGFDQVPHGDLEAVKKAIGPQTAGILIEPIQGEGGVRSSTPAFLKALRQLCDEKGLLLAFDEVQTGMGRTGDLFAHRRTGVTPDVMSLAKALGGGFPIGAVLATAEAAAGMGPGSHGSTFGGNPLAISAANAVLDVMLKPGFFDHVQKMSLLLKQKLASVIDRHPDIVSEVRGEGLLIGIKAVAPSADLVAALRNERLLTVGAGDNVVRFLPPLIVTEAEIEDSVGRLERACAAISSSQSKRVAS